One Nicotiana sylvestris chromosome 12, ASM39365v2, whole genome shotgun sequence genomic window carries:
- the LOC104213661 gene encoding uncharacterized protein isoform X1, with protein sequence MISYKATVVSNSRFKMKLKTVWRKVSDYVRYDLKEIAFPSSLPDPPHFKKRRKLSLKERYLVLKEASRLYAASWVRDIGPELRPNDYKKKREILVDEEYGSRKHKEPSTLEDLAVAARGGMETLRPALQRVYMTRASAYKDALKSFIQGYQEGIQQTMEKIKDSKSSEDTDASSSKGPT encoded by the exons ATGATCTCATATAAGGCAACAGTAGTAA GTAATTCAAGATTCAAAATGAAGCTGAAGACAGTCTGGAGGAAAGTATCTGATTATGTTCGATATGATTTGAAGGAGATTGCTTTTCCTTCATCTTTACCGGACCCTCCCCACTTCAAAAAACGCAGGAAACTATCTTTGAAGGAGCGCTATCTT GTGCTGAAGGAAGCATCTAGACTTTATGCTGCAAGTTGGGTTAGGGACATTGGTCCAGAACTTCGGCCCAATGATTACAAAAAGAAGCGTGAGATTCTCGTGGACGAAGAATATGGTAGCAGAAAGCATAAGGAACCGTCAACATTAGAGGATCTAG CTGTGGCTGCAAGAGGCGGAATGGAGACACTACGACCAGCACTGCAACGAGTCTACATGACAAGAGCTTCTGCATATAAAGATGCACTTAAAAGTTTCATACAAGGATATCAAGAAGGTATTCAACAAACCATGGAGAAAATTAAAGACTCGAAATCTTCTGAAGACACTGATGCATCCAGTTCCAAAGGACCAACTTGA
- the LOC104213661 gene encoding uncharacterized protein isoform X2: MKLKTVWRKVSDYVRYDLKEIAFPSSLPDPPHFKKRRKLSLKERYLVLKEASRLYAASWVRDIGPELRPNDYKKKREILVDEEYGSRKHKEPSTLEDLAVAARGGMETLRPALQRVYMTRASAYKDALKSFIQGYQEGIQQTMEKIKDSKSSEDTDASSSKGPT; encoded by the exons ATGAAGCTGAAGACAGTCTGGAGGAAAGTATCTGATTATGTTCGATATGATTTGAAGGAGATTGCTTTTCCTTCATCTTTACCGGACCCTCCCCACTTCAAAAAACGCAGGAAACTATCTTTGAAGGAGCGCTATCTT GTGCTGAAGGAAGCATCTAGACTTTATGCTGCAAGTTGGGTTAGGGACATTGGTCCAGAACTTCGGCCCAATGATTACAAAAAGAAGCGTGAGATTCTCGTGGACGAAGAATATGGTAGCAGAAAGCATAAGGAACCGTCAACATTAGAGGATCTAG CTGTGGCTGCAAGAGGCGGAATGGAGACACTACGACCAGCACTGCAACGAGTCTACATGACAAGAGCTTCTGCATATAAAGATGCACTTAAAAGTTTCATACAAGGATATCAAGAAGGTATTCAACAAACCATGGAGAAAATTAAAGACTCGAAATCTTCTGAAGACACTGATGCATCCAGTTCCAAAGGACCAACTTGA